Proteins from one Cicer arietinum cultivar CDC Frontier isolate Library 1 chromosome 3, Cicar.CDCFrontier_v2.0, whole genome shotgun sequence genomic window:
- the LOC101505755 gene encoding uncharacterized protein, with the protein MEKQFKVPPVSFPSAGNPTMTGPNLQQRRLPTPPFQPNSGIPFMSFDIGSAAVSTSSGPIYSGPGIGGGSANFDDEEPLLDELGIHPDQIWSKIRSVLNPFRVNHTVHKDADLSGPILLYMSFCLFQLLAGKIQFGVILGWIVVSSIFLYVVFNMLAGRTGNLDLHTCTSVVGYSMLPVVIFSALSLFLPQGGFFGLAIAAVFVLWATRASTGLVVSLTDGGDEHRGLIAYACFLIYALFSLLVIF; encoded by the coding sequence ATGGAGAAACAGTTCAAAGTCCCACCGGTATCTTTTCCATCCGCTGGAAACCCCACTATGACCGGTCCAAATCTTCAACAACGTCGTTTACCCACACCTCCGTTCCAGCCTAACTCTGGCATCCCTTTCATGTCATTCGACATAGGTTCCGCCGCCGTATCCACTTCCTCCGGTCCAATTTACTCCGGTCCCGGCATCGGCGGTGGTTCTGCTAACTTTGACGACGAGGAGCCTCTCCTCGACGAGCTCGGTATTCATCCTGACCAAATCTGGAGCAAAATCAGATCGGTTCTTAATCCGTTTCGTGTGAACCACACTGTGCACAAAGACGCTGATCTATCTGGTCCAATTCTTCTCTACATGTCTTTTTGCCTCTTTCAATTACTCGCCGGAAAAATTCAATTCGGTGTGATATTAGGTTGGATCGTTGTTTCTTCGATCTTCTTATACGTTGTTTTCAACATGCTGGCTGGTCGAACCGGAAATTTGGATCTTCATACCTGCACCAGTGTTGTTGGTTATTCTATGTTGCCGGTGGTGATTTTCTCGGCACTGTCGCTTTTTCTTCCGCAGGGAGGTTTCTTTGGACTCGCGATCGCTGCCGTTTTCGTGTTGTGGGCCACTAGAGCTTCGACGGGTCTTGTGGTTTCTCTTACAGATGGTGGCGATGAACATCGCGGGTTGATAGCGTACGCATGTTTCTTGATTTACGCTCTGTTTTCGTTGCTTGTTATATTCTAG